Within the Lycorma delicatula isolate Av1 chromosome 11, ASM4794821v1, whole genome shotgun sequence genome, the region aaaaacttattacgaATTTGGATATGCGGCTTGATCGTGCTTATGGGGAGGTTGAGTATTATACAACTCAAATGCTTACTGGGCACGGCTGTTTTGAGGAATACCTCTTCCGTTTTGGCCGGAGAAGATCCTCCATTTGTATGTATTGTCCGGCGGTTGATACGGCCGAGCACACTTTATTTTATCGCCCATATTGGACTGAACGCAGAAGAGCTGCTGATATTCGGGGCCTCAATTCCAATGGATTTCTGGGATTTTTGCTGACTTCGTCTGACAACTGGAGGAAATTTGAGGACTTCGCACGTCTGGTCTTAAGAGAAAAAGATGAGGAAGCTAGTCCTAACagtgattttaattattgatgtgactatataaaaaataaataataatattcatggtTTTAATATATCGAAAAGaatcgaatttattttaattttttttcgaataaatgaacatattatataaacttaaaaaattatgttttgctacgccaatatatatatatatatatatatgtgtgtgtgtgtgtgtgtgtgtgtgtgtgtgtgtgtgtgtgtgtgtgtgtgtgtgttttttaagtaattttctcagaaattacTAAAGATATAATTGTAGGACATGTTTTATTCTACTTCAGGTCAAAGAAAAACAGTATGAAATTATCAGATTTACTCccataatttaaactttttaagaattttaattttatattttgtttggagaaaaaattaaagcGAAATTTTTTGCACGCTGTAACTCGAAACCTAAACGTAATCGGatcgatatttatatattttttttttttctttagcttaCTCGTAGAATTCTTTTAGTTTCTTTGTGAGAcactgtgtataaaaaaaaatatacatatatacacgtgAACCCGCgtgtataaatagaaaaatttagtggaacagtatttaatttatgtgatttttgGCTATCGTAACAACATGCAATGTGTCAATGttttatggtatatatatatatatatatatatatatataattattattccgaAAATAATGTCTTGTAATAGCAGGAAGATTTTTGGTTGTTAAAAaatgcagttattttatttatcttcactgATAGACTAAAATTAATGAACTTAACGCATTGGTACCATTTGCGATgttttttcaatcaaatattaCCTACCGTGAACTGTCTTcgtttttaacatttgtttatttatttacttaatttttaaaaataattttaaatttcaagaatgtatacaacacacacacacacacacatatacacaaacaAGTCTTGTAAacctttttacttcattaaattaaataaaaataaacttatgcatatataatgagaatttattaaataacattcgttaattttaaatgtattagtgtactgatttattataaaaataagaaataagtttttcttgtaaaatagaaaaaaaaacgtttttatggaACAgagtagtatataaatatatatactacttcATTTTATATTCCAAGCACAggctatttatgtttactttataaaaataaacaattacataagTATCTTcaaaaataccaatattttaaaatacgcgccattttcaaactacaaaattttaagcCACTAATTTGATATCTGCCTTAGTCAGATTTGAAGGTTATTAGAAATTCCACTTAACACGTTAAAGCAacgtttatttattgtaaaaacccgTTACAAAAATTGggaacttttaaagaaaacattaagaaaattacgtaattatttcggTAAACATTATCCCTCATCTCAGgattaaaaaatttcagcataCGTCTCTTCTCAAAGATGAAACACTGCGTGGCGTCAACTTTCCTTCGATCTATACAAAATGCAGTGCGTAAGAGTGTAACAATTAATTCTAAAACATCAGTACGCCATCGAGCGTAACAATTAAACATTTGACGGGTTACAAtacaatgaattttaacaaaacattttcttcttcatGCATACCAAATTCAATTTACGCAAGATCTGCTTCCTAGAGATTATAAAAAACGAAGAATTTATGTCAATTGGGTGTTGGAACATAAGGAAATGGttcatgaattttaatggaaaataatctTTAGTGATGAGACTCACTAAATTTACTTTTGTGAATAACCTTAACGGTTAAACAAAATTATCGAATTTTTATCCGTGAAAACCCAAGAATTTCTCACACTTTAACACGCGTATCACAAAATGGGATGATATGGTACACAATTTGGGCCGGGGAGTGATTAAATCCTTCTTCTTCAAGAACGAATTTGGTATCACGGCATGAAAACCATAAATCTAACCGGAATGGAAAATctattcaagataaaaaaaatttttaagaaggaTCTATGGTCCAAGAAAAACATATGAAGGCTACAGATTGAgatcaaatacagaaataaaattgaaaacctgAAAGtactaatatgaaaaaattacgtGTAATAAGTAGTCCATgttaattactgtaatattatataaattagggAAAGTTAGGTTTTAAGtcgttttccttttcttttcaataaacttGTCTAGAATTTTTATATAGTTCTTCTATCTTTCTTTGTATGAAAAAACGCTGCTTCCTGTTTGACCTATATAGCTAGCatgtcaaaatttattcattataaggtaaattataattattgaaccTTTTGTTTGGAaatgtataatttactttataaattggTGCCAAGTGTTgtcctattatttttatttactttttttttaaatgtcgttgtattcataactaaatttttatgaattttttgttgccACTAAATTTACGTAAGAATGTATTAATCAGTATTGTTTTGTAACCATTGgttctggtgttttttttttcttaatttattttactttaaactacttttaaaatattttacttttgaaaaatatttacagaaaaatcagAAACGAAAAACCTTTGAAAATCGGTgttacaaaaaattgttgaatattattatatgacTTGATAAAATTTGAAGTGAAGAACTCTTAAGATGTATACGACAGAAGAAGAAATTTGTAGTAGAATCTTGTAAGGGATGAACTAGGTTGATAGCCTATGTATTAAGACAAACCGGTTTAAGACAAACTTGGTGATAAGAGAGATATGTAGAGCGTAAAACCTTTAGAAAAAGACAAAGACTGAAATACtgcttgtaaaattattaaaatgtaactaaaGATGTACAGAAAGGAAAGCAGAATAACAATAAACCAAATAAATCATATCAagatttaattctaataatattaatgctgTTTATCCTttgttttttacttgtatttgtaTAAGGATGAAATCATAGTCTAACCTTTAGGATTATATCATTATCACCTCACTTTAATTCCATTTCTTgaccaataatataaattacttataattcaaaattgtatttaaaaaacaaatatggaaaattatttttaatctataaaatttttttacatcaataaatatccttttttgtaaaaaacgaattttaccgagacgtaaaaaaaattaaattatttttatggtgaaaagtaaaagaatatttaatattaaataagagagAATGATTAATGGAAGAGAACGCTAAGGGTCAATGACCGCCTCAGGCGACCGCACgtcaacttaaaattattaaaagtaatacctTCACTTGTTCATCATATagcattgttttataattaaacatcgtcattctaaaagaaaataactagtATCTATTATATCACATGTGGTTTGCATATGTCAAAATTATTAGAAAGACTGAGATAGGTGGTGTAAACAACACATTACTAAAACTTTTCTATTGTGAAACAAATTAAGGAAACGTTTCATTATAATGTAAGCTTTTTAGCATatctttcttaatatatttattttattttgttaatattatttattaaagctattgatttatctatatttatttataagtaattattttaaattgtaaaattaaagacAATAGAAGAAATATacactttgtatattttttaatcttaattatacaaatagattgtttgaaataacaaaattaatataaacaaatgcaAATTTGTTCGTTGAAgttcatgtaacatttttttgttaatttaaatttaacgcaccgtaaaatataatataattttttccaaaaattcactATTTTGAAAAAcggcaatataaaatttatatttctttaataaaacttcctgctatttatgttaaaattatatataaaatctgattaatttgaataatagattaaattaattttttaacgaatgaATTTATTGCCAAgaaatttgcataaaattttatatgttgtttaaacatttttatttataaaaacatgctGTGATTtcctagtaaaaatttaatttatttacctagaTCATGacctttaaaatttatgattatttatgttataatattattatataaaatatatggttttatagtacagttatattatttcatataaatgtatcatattacatatttaacagccaaacaattttttgtaaaacgtttttgatatatatacagtaacataacataattaggaaaaattacatttaaatataatatgaattaaatcttGGCCTCTTTCAGGTATGCAACTCTTATTGCcaatcaaaagtttaaaaattatgtgaattcCCGTCGCAGACAGGGCTCGGTTCGCTCATCCTCCCCGTCTAGCCGGGGGGACTGGAAACTTGGAGTAAAAAATGTGGTTTTCAAAATaatcggcctccatcttaaaaatattagttacagctggttacccgtccttcgtaagggtaaaaatttattttccgcggttcttagcgttacccgacaaacacggGTACGCTAAGTACAACACGAAGTATGTGActacttcatttttaacttttgtttttttttttaattttatgatttttaatcaaGTAAACGGAAGCAAGTGCAGCCAGTCTTGTTGCATATACAGTAACAGTAGCAGTCGCTGTTTTGGTTAAGCTGCCgagccgtacaccgtcgcacccattaaaaaatcgaaattcaaaaagactggaaattgatttttagatatttatttgaagaatatttgcaccctaaatctagtgaatatctcgtttagtatagttgaagatggagaaaatttgcaaacattttttatctacttcatccctttcaaagtcaaatttcaaaaaatttataaaatgatatttcaatattcacatgaagattacatgtaccaaaaatcaagttgatatattcattgttattgtaaaattaaaaaaaaaaatccgtttcggtacgccggaagtcAGAGgtatagatttcaccggtgctaagcaggggataaaaaggatttccaccttaaacttaagaaaaacttaaaatttactcaatacgtcaatggtttcatgtgaaaaaagtttcacatgtttagcatacgacaagccccattttacaattccagcaacattttgctcatcccttgccgtaagggttggtcatatcaaaaattgtttcagacaaaggttttaggtaatgtttagaggactaactttAAAACCATTCGAGACTGttctattaagggaggtgtgattttttttctctctaaaatcccattttttcaactccccctgggctaatggttgggaATACCAAAAACgattacttatataagttttaggcccttatccagtgagtagtaagaactttaaacgaattgggtatattacttaataagaaagtagtggcaatatttttttttttcgaaaaagcctcccaaCCCATCCCCGTGGACCGATTATGCCCGTTAACGAACTACGgcataactgccgtaattttgcgtgtccacaagaaagtgaaatatatatatatatatgtatgggtaaaattttgagctgacggtggttttgcgATCTGGAGGGGGGGGgagtgaaacgcgaagatatgtcaaaattttcggAAGTCCGATCTTTGGGTCGGAAGTCcgacccattacagtaggtagctttcttatgaaatctacctaaaatactaaatttaattttttctccatttttaaccctttaaattggGAATTTCAAAACATCCTTTCAAAGTGTACACTTTcttctgttataatttattaattgagaGTTATGttatttactcaaaaatttacacgttataaaatattttatttgagatgATAATGCCTATTTAGCttgggaaattttttaattgttatattttcactaaatacAGTTCCgttacttttacaattaaatttttatctattatagattcggtaatattaagtaaaattaaataaagtgaatGATTAATATCGAATgtcataatattctatttttttttttttttttttttttgtcttcagtcatttgactggtttcatgcacctctccaagattccctatctagtgctagtagtttcatttcagtataccctctacatcctacatccctaacaatttgttttacatattccagacgtggcctgcctacacaatttttcccttctacctgtccctccaatattaaagcgactattccacgatgccttagtatgtggcctataagtctgtctcttcttttaactatatttttccaaatgcttctttcttcatctatttgccgcaatacctcttcatttgtcactttatccacccatctgatttttaacattctcctatagcaccgcatttcaaaagcttctaatcttctcttctcagatactccgatcgtccaagtttcacttccatataaagcggcactccaaacatacactttcaaaaatcttttcttgccatttaaattaatttttgatgtaaacaaattatatttcttactgaaggctcgtttagcttgtgctattcggcattttatatcgctcctgcttcgtccatctttagtaattctacttcccaaataacaaaattcttctacctccataatcttttctcctcctattttcacattcagtggtccatctttgttatttctactacatttcattacttttgttttgtttattttcatgcgatagttcttgcgtaggacttcatctatgccgttcattgtttcttctaaatcctttttactctcggctagaattactatatcatcagcaaatcgtagcatctttatcttttcaccttgtactgttactccgaatctaaattgtattctatatttatttgataaataaagaaatgtttaataaattttataattaattttttgagtctATCCGTTCTATAAAAACGTTTAAACGGGTAAAGGGTTGAAAACCCATATCTTTAActaacgaaaatataaaaaatttgatttaatttttttgttgtgctaaataaatttttttcaactttcggtaaaattaaactaaactgtaatttttgagaccaaattaagtaattaaattaaatatttaagtaaatacatAGATCCCTGAactttttttagtagttttgagAAGACGAGTAAAAAACTAAAGATTTTGattgtaaaacatattattttatttttgacgtaaaataactttgttaaagaataataaatagatacaaattttaaataaaccttgttttaattctaagtaaaattatatgaataggTCCAGAGTAACTAAATTCAAGCGTTAGAATTTCGaagatcattcaaaacaaacCATAACAAAATGTGGCAAATGTTAGTTAGATATGaaacgaaataaaatgttaaatattacaaaacaaaagaatttcatatttaaaaagaatatatatatatatatatatatatatatataaaagacaaacaataaaaacaactaaatactGCTGAATATATCCTCCGACAAGTGGATGTATCACTCTGTTTCGacggacagtttttttttttacatcttccaGAATTTTAACAAGGTCGTTTTGTTTTACTAGTTTTTTAGCAATAAGAATTCTAATACATAACTCTTCTCAATTCATTTTTCATCAATCACGTATGTAACCTTATATTTACGAACACCgtattttatttggtttacttATTAACAAAAGAGAATACTAAAATCTAAAGTCTTATTGACTATTAATGTGgtatatgaaacaatttatttaattgcgtaataataatttctctgtaacatGAGTTACAGGACACTAATAAACATGGAACTGACCATTCTAAGTGCACATTAATGTATACCATTTACATGTTTGTGTTAAACATAAACTGGAGTAATTTCATTGTAAGTTACATTACAGGTTTGGTTTTACAGTACATATCCGTAACTAACCTAGATGAATACGGATGATAGATACATAGATAAGATAACGTTTTACATACACTAAGTCCATGTAACTAATGCTATTTATTGGTAATATATGCGTTTTATTACATCGCAGTAGTACGTGTAAGTAAAAgcaagtaataatataatataggaTATAcagttaatttatcttttttttttatctcctcttTCGTAGTTTTCTTGATAAAGAAAGGACTTatgattaagataaaaattaaatttattatttttttttattcctctttaaaataatatttggacacagaaaatttacagttaaaaaagcgggaaacgaaataaaacaaaaattttattaaattaaaaataaaattccacctaattttactaaaatttgtatacacgttaaaaaatatttaattaacaccaaataccttctttttttgtCTATCTGTTAGCATTCACTATCGGTACCTAATTGGGTAAGTATATCTGATTCATGATAATCACAAGAAAAGATGTTGCTGACGCCCTCGTTAAAATACACAAAGGTTTAACACCTCGTATATAGAAA harbors:
- the LOC142331956 gene encoding uncharacterized protein LOC142331956; amino-acid sequence: MRERWTQLQGSVWIKKLITNLDMRLDRAYGEVEYYTTQMLTGHGCFEEYLFRFGRRRSSICMYCPAVDTAEHTLFYRPYWTERRRAADIRGLNSNGFLGFLLTSSDNWRKFEDFARLVLREKDEEASPNSDFNY